tggaacggctccccagttattctccgcccctccatatcgaagtgttaactctatatggggtgcagatagctatgtggcgtgttaatacatgcgtcccctgttaatatacgatgtcttaaagggaaacctttaggatactcgctccaggagttagaattctgtgataacctgtggttaaattctctggaaatatcttagtagttaatatacccaaggaagctaccaaaaaggaaccctccatcaggacgtcatggctatctcacccaaaaatagatttttcgcttcgctcaaaatccgttatatatatatatatatatatatatatatatatatatatatatatatatatatatatatatatatatatatgtgtgtgtgtgtgtgtgtgtgtgtgtgtgtgtgtgcgtgaactcCTGATCATCAATCCTTCTTTGGGAGACAGATGAGAAAGAAACATAAAGGTGACCTCCagcttttctcttcctttcttctctGTCTTCTCTTTTCTCAGTTCTTTCAAAGAAGGTCCATTTTCTTGCGTCTCTCACATTAATGAGACTCAAGTAGACATTCTGTGACGAAAGACGAAGGGAAAAATAACTCGTATCCTTATGCAGCCTTTGATTAATGTTTGTGAACATATGACACTTATAAATAAATTATCCGAATACAGtaccacatataaaaaaaaaaacattgcaatgcAATGTATTGAAATTAGATTAAATGTTTCTCGTGTCACAAGTCTAAGATCAAAGTAGTCTAAAAGATGAGGTATAAATATCAAAAGATAAATTTAGTACTCCAATGACTCAAGACTCCCTTCAAAAAAGTATTATAgcacatcagcaacaacagcaaatacaaccgtttctagtctagTGCTGGACAACCACCTcggacatatccttagtcatgtctggagttttgaaggttttaaaggccgctcatgaatggcattggtaagggactgacattgcccattcgagcagggcaatgccctagacactgatcatatatacacatgatcaacgccgaagccccctccccctctccatccaaggcaaggcagtgactgctgatgactgagcagatagacctataggctcccgcaaacaccctatcctcagctcacaaggatggtgaggttgcagtgaccaaaaaaactaacgattaTGAGCAGAACTCCaactccagtctggcattcaccagtcaggtacgttaacacatcggccaccacgctGGATACTGCCGGttggtgatatataaatatatgtatatatatatatatatatatatatatatatatatatatatatatatatatatatatatttatatatatatatatatatatatatatatatatatatatttattcatatttatatatatatgtatatatatatatatatatatatatatatatatgtatatatatatatatatatatatatattatatatatacacacatgtatatatatatatatatatatatacacacatgtatatatatatatatatatatatatatatatatatatatatatatatatatatatttattcatatttatatatatatgtatatatatatatatatatgtatatatatatatatatatatatatatatatacacacatgtatatatatatatatatacacacatgtatatatatatatatatatatatatatatatatatatatatatatatgtatatatacatatatatatatatatatatatatatataaatatatatgtatatgtataaatttatttatatatatatatatatatatatatatatatatatacatatatatatatatatatatatatatatatatatatatatacatgtatatatatatatatatatatatatatatatatatatatatatatatatatatatatatatatatatatatatatatatatatatatatatacatatatatatatatatatatatatatatatatacatatatatatatatatatatatatatatatatatatatatatatatatataaatatatatgtatatgtataaatttatttatatatatatatatatatatatatatatatatatatatatattacttactaagctagaaacctagttagaaaaaaagaaaacacttcgGTCATACATAGAATATGAAACGAAACAGAGGTATGttgtatgcataatatatgtatatatatatatatatatatatatatatatatatatatatatatatatatatatatatatatatatatatatatatactgtatatatatatatacatatatatatatatatatatatatatatatatatatatatatatatgtttgtatatatgaatatatgcacatatatatatatatatatatatatatatatatatatatatatatatatgtttgtatatatgaatatatgtacatatatatatatatatatatatatatatatatatatatatatatatatatatatatgtgtgtgtgtgtgtgtgtgtgtagcggacatttatacatacacattcgcacacacacacacacacatatatatatatatatatatatgtatatatatatatatatatatatatatatatatatatatatatatatatatatatatatatatatatatatatatatatatacagagagagagagagagagagagagagagagagagagagagagagagagagagagagagagagagagagagagagagagacatacatgaACAGATAACCACATATAATAATAAATGTCTTTATGAGGCGACCCCGCAAACAATTTAATAGTTACATATATGCGATTGTAGATACACATCATCTAATAAAGCACAAGACGTTAGCATTTGTTATTTCTTTCCCTTCAGGATCGGATCCTACCTTTGCAATCTTCCGTGAGTATGCTTCCATTAGATTAATATGTTCCCAGGAGAAATCAGACACGTCTCCTTTTCCATGAGTTTTCCATTCTCTGCCTTCTTGTTCGCCGCGGTCGATCCGAGCCGAAAGCATTTACTGAGGAAATTTTTTAAGTTTAAAGTCCCCGCCGGCAAATCTTTTTCACTTAAGAAAAAGGCTTAGCTTTTAAAAGCTGATTTGGAGATTAATTGATTTTGTCCGACTCCAACTCGGTGATTTCGAGTCTAGGTTTATGCGacataattcttatatttattatagaGAAAACGCAAATATTTTGGTGCTGCATCTCTAAGGCTAATCGGACGGGAAAGTCGTTGATATTAAATTTTGTGTTCGTATCACTATTTTCTAAGTATATTTACGCCATGCAATAAACATGTCGCTTCGAAACTTATTAGAAGCATAATATACATATGACCTTAAATTTAGTTTAAAAATTCTAATATACAGCAAGAAAGTCGTATAGTTTCATTTCGGTATATTTCAATTCCGGTTCCTTTTCacaaattcaaaattaaatctaGTTTCTGCAAAATACGTTTTGGTTTGAAATTCCTTAGATTTGCTATATGTATTTGGATAAACAAGAGGCAAATGGAATAACCATCATGCAACGCGTTATTAAATAATGATTTAGAGTATTGCGATGGCTATTGGTATAGTAAGGATGATGCAAACATGAACCCCAAGATAGCAATAAAATTATGCTGAACCAGAAATAATGACCGCagcaaatgcaataataataataataataataataataataataataataataataaaaataataataataatattttaaaaagataattaACAGTAGAGAATATAGATCTGTATTAGCTAGCAGTTCAATCCTCATTTTTATTCCAACATGAAGAaaacatattaagaaaataaaaatttcacaattttttttagtATGTGTCACCTCTTGAAGCTATCATGAATCTGTAAAtcctattcattattatcattagccaataTCCAACAATAATTTTAGAAGCAAATTGCTACAAGCCTAAGGTcctaataaagaaagaaagacagaaaaaaaggGAACTATAGTATAGAAATAGcgtggaaaaagaaaatatgaatatagataaCAAACTTCAATAGATAATTAATACATATAGACTTATTAAAACAAATTTATGTCAATCTGCTCAACAGGAAAAGTGTTTAAAGGCtttaaggccgatcatgaatggcaaacgcaagggacagtaatattgccctaattagcagggcaatgccctgggGACCAATTATATATAGCGTACATATTTTCAGCGCCCAAgcttctctccacctaagctaagaccagaagggcaaggcaatggctgctgaagactcagcaggtagacctataggctccccgaaccgCCAGCCCCAtatcacaaggatggggaggttgcagacactataaaagaCTTTGGAgattgagcggaacttgaaccccgatccggcaaatcaccaggcagagacgtttctaatATATCACCAGCTTCAATAGTTAACTGGGTAGATCATTACACAATTTGCTCAAATATGGATTAAAGACTTCTGAAAGGAAATAGAAAGAGTGCTGCATATGACTGCATAATTTGCACAATATTGAGGAGCGTATAcagtagtctgggaagatctaaatgcaaaggttgCACTCgattatgaaagaaaaattactAGTGTTCTTTGACTATTACTGGAATTACTTAAGAAAAAGATCAATTATATGAGGTTAGTATGAAAGGTGCtttatcataaaattttatttggaatagtagaagtagtagtagtagtagtagtagtagtagtagtaattgttgttgttgttgttgttgttagtggtgttgttgttgttggtggtgatggtagtattgttgttgctgttgttgttgttgtggcaataaaaagttttataaaatCATCCAAAACTGTCAATATACCATTGATAATTTTACGAAACAATGAAAGCCACGGAGCAACAACATGTAAGCAACCATTTACCGGAATTTATAAAACGTAATACAGATGTAtttttccgcttttttttttttgaggaaaaaaaatgacGTTCCGGCTTTCTCGCTCCTTTCAAATTCTGGCCGCAGCCGGAATATCAACCAAAAGCCAATACTTGAAAAACAAATATGACCGGCGACACGTaaggataaaaatatttttacacaTAAAGCTGAAATATTAGTGCCAGTCAAAGGAAAAAAagcgagatagagatagagagagagagagagagagagagagagagagaaagagagagagagagagagagagagagagagagagagagagagagagagagagagagagagagagagagagagagatcaatacctACCAAACCATGCTGGGAGAGTAATTCAGGGTAGTTCATTTGATCTCGTTAGCATATTAACAAAGGTTAGTGGCTAATCTAGGATGCTGATACTTGCAGATTCCGTAGGTAGTTTTAGGGTCTCAGAAAATCTTACCTTTCTTGCTACAACGAATGTTATCTGGTAGGTATAGATGACATCAGTATCGAATTCAAGACGTTCGAAATGTGTAAGAAAGGAAGGATGTTCTACAGTTCATACACCTCACACATCTATCCCATCTGTACTGAAcacaagcagtatatatatatatatatatatatatatatatatatatatatatatatatatatatatatatatatatatatatatgtgtgtgtgtgtgtgtatatatatatatatatatatatatatatatatatatatatatatgtgtgtgtgtgtgtgtgtgtgtatgtttataaatgcatatatatatatatatatatatatatatatatatatatatatatatatgtgtgtgtgtgtgtgtgtgtgtgtatgtatatatatatatatatatatatatatatatatatatatatatatatatatatatatatatacatatatatatatatatatatatatatatatatatatatatatatatatatatatatatatatatatatatatatatatatatttatatatacatatatgtatatatatatatatatatatatatatatatatatatatatatatatatatatatatatatatatatatatatatatatatatatatattcaaataagccatatattttaatacaataatgtctgtattttcttaccgacctcgggatcagagcccccaggtggAACCACTGAAAGACAGTAGCACCTgactggcttatttgaatatgaaaatcacgtctaaaagtgcaaaatttatcatatatatatatatatatatatatatatatatatatatatatatatatatatatatatgtgtgtgtgtgtgtgtgtgtgtgtatacattaatgtaagagaatatatataattgttatcgGGGAATTGAATTTAGAAAATACATTGAATTGGATGgaacgataaataaataaatgacactaAAAAGCTGAGCTTCTAGATCAGAATAGaagaataaaatagtaaaaacaagGCTGCTACATTGAACCAGAACTGGTAATTGCAAAGTATTATAAGCTGTTGACCTACTGAATACCTTTAAAGCAAATTATCAGTTTTtaaattcaacattttcatttaCTTGAAAATCCCAATTCGGTAAAATCCTACTTAGGGAAACAAAGATCTCATGACAATCCTTTCTTTGGGAGCTGAGAATTGTTCTTTAAAGGGAATAAATCGTAATCAAACATACACCTGTCTGTTCTAAAATTCTCTTTATGTGCCAATGGTAATTGTATTCTAATTATTTCTGGTTAATTAATGTATAACGACTGAGTCAAGGTACTTTGTGACTATGGCATAAATGGGTTTTAGGGAACAAATTAAAACGTTCTTTAAAGAAAATTGatttaaagaattttcttttttttcacttttgttgAACTATATGGCTTATATGAGCGTCTTTGGCATAGAGTATACCTTTCTCAGATGAAATTTTTCATTCACAATTTCTATCAGAATATTTTACAACGCAATATCAGGAGCATAGTTCCCAGCAAAATTACACGAGATGGACTTTATATTTAAAAGGGTTTCAAATTTTAACAAATATTGTATGGCTTATTCATCGGATTATATACATTTTGGTGAAAAGATGATATTATATAATCCTTAAAATGGGCAgtcttcttgtaaaaaaaaaaaaaaaattactttcacagttgacgaaaaaaatttaatatacaatataAGCTGGGCGAATGATATACTCAAAAGATTCCCTTTATAAGAAAGTATCCCTCACATACATTTGGAAAATTTGAAaaacagaatatttaaaaaaaaaaaaggtggatggATTAGCTATCTAAGCCATGAAACCCGATAAAAATCATTAAGGTCATTAAGAACGAAAGGACATCGGCGGTGGCTAATTTAGAGACGAAAACCTATGTTCTCTGATCTGCATCCTGCTAATCGATTGTACGAAATTAATCTTTGTGAAATGGATCTGTTGGTCTCAGTGACATAAATCTCATTAAATTTTGTCTGTGACATTTTATAAACACCAGAATCAGACTGATTCGGCCATAATTATGCATACAAGACTGTCAAATAAACCGAGTGATTAGTTTTGGGATATTCAGTGATGTTTCTGATCGTTTGAACTAATGGAAGCTTTATTTTACAGTTAAatctttttgtttattatttgcAGGACCTTTGTCGTTCGCATTTACCGATGACACATGCAGCGGAGTTACTGAGTCAGATGTTGACGAatggttttctatttttttcaagagATTCTTCCAAAACTCTGGAGCCACACAAAAAGGAAATATGGGGAACGAAACCAAAGTGAATCGACGTGAGCCCCAGTTCCTTAAGGCATTGTTTAACaaacaaattcaaattcaaattcaaacaatttatagACAaacagtggtcaaaaggagctgttagtcttgctagacagcccactctatcttcaatttacataaatgaacaaaacctaagtacaaaagtaaaacctagtaataatttacataaacccaAAAATACATTTAGTAACAAATAGTTATCACAAAAGAGAAcacctacatgaataatttcaaatttacccaaagtaaattAGCATAAACCTTATATGTTTATTTCACAGAGACTGAAATTACATgcttaatcatagttataatttgataaaacaaaCAATCCAACAAAATCCCCAAGTTTCAATAGAAATAGactaaaatgaatatatgaatcaaaagatattttaaacattttaattttaacAGTTTATCGACATAAAGGCCAAAAACCATGATATTACAACTCGTTTTTTACAAAGGAGATCAATTTCGAAATTACATAAGTGACAAGCCTTATAAGGCTTTCACAGTTTCAAAATTACCTATTACTTAATCTTAGGTatcattttcataaaacaaaacttTCTAGTAAAAGTCCCCAGTTTCAGTAGAAATAGACTAAACCAAATACATCCCTGTTATAATAAATGTGAACGCTACAATTACACTTGAAACTGATTAACATGTTCAAAATAACCATaaaattttttacataaaatacattttatagccCGTTTTCACATATAAGGAGAACTATTATCTAATGTACAGAGAACAAccacttccatttcaaattccatattaCTGCAGCTAACACTgaacattatacaaataaaaagtaatatagtaaCTTCTCAATTTTAGTACctaatatcagtttttttttatttatttgtagtattcttgtacaaattattgttaatgaaaacacacaccatttgttcaaaataattatcaagattcctaaattctgccaaagaactacattccataatgtaatgttgCAGTGTGTGTGAATTTGCAGCGTCACATAATTTACAAGGGGTACCCTCTCCACTTTTATATTCCCAATAGTACTTATAGCCTAGCTTAAGTCTCATAACAATTCCATCGAATTAAGCTGAAGACTTTCCATAATTAAAACATGTATTGTTACTAACATAATCATAATGAGACATACTGTTACTGCCGTTACTCATGATTGTCTTAGCATTCTCAATGTTCCATCCTTCCCTTACTCTGGCCATGTGTGACTTTATTTTCCTCATACTAACTGAAGTGGCGTAATCTATAGATTCTTTATTACACCCCTGTTTTGCTAATTCATCAGCAACATCGTTAAAATATATACCACAATGTGAGGGTATCCAGACGAATTTTACACTGTATCCTGACCGTTTTATGACAGAAATGTACTCGTTGCATTTGGTaactatttcctcatcagaagGTAATTTGGCATTTAAAGCCAAAAGAGCACTCTGACTGTCAACAAAACATATTATGGATTTTCCATTATCAATTCCAAATTTCAAACACTCATATATGGCAAACAGCTCAGCAGTGGTAGATGAGCTGTGATCACCAATACTCTTAGATATTCTCTCCTCTGTACTATAACCAAATTCAAAATATTCTCTAATTACAACACCAAGACCAGCTCGACATCCGGTTACAGAACCATCACAATAAGCATGGATCACCGTATCCTTTGGGTACCGAGATATCTTTTCCAAAAACAGCTGTTTAAGTTCAAGGGGATTGTTGTCCCTTTTTCTCAAATCAAGTTGCTCTGTAATTATATCTACTTTTTCAGTAATCCAAGGTTTTATTGGACGTGAACTTGGCAAAGGTACACAGAAATCAAAAACAttatagtcattcaatattttacaaagctttcgTGAATATTCATTCAGTGTGAAGAAACCTGGAACGCCTgtcacatatctatttataataattttgaaatgcctaTCATTTTGCCTAATCAGTCTTATAATTAAGGAGACTGTCAACTCTCTTATTCTTTGAGTGACACTCGGGAACTTCAGCTCCATTCGCATTATTTCAATCCTTGCAGTTCTAGGGCAACCTAATATTACCCTCATAGCTTCGTTTTGCAACAATTCCAAGGGACGAAGATCTTTATCTGAAAAACTACATAAGACTGGACCCGAGTAGTCTATGATACTTCCTCTAGGGGCAAGATATACAGACTTTAATATTGGAATACCAACACCGTTTCCATGATTAGACAAAACACGTAATGGTTCAAGCCGAGATGTACAGTTTTTCTTCACATGAGTAATTTGATCCATTATTTTACCAAAACCTATATACATACCCAAATATCTATAACTTGTTATTCTTTCTAGTTTTACTCCATTCAGCCAGAATTATTTATCACTTACCATTCGTGACTGATATTTTATTTTACTCTCATTTACCACAAGACCTAAAGATATACAAAGATCTGACATTTCAGCCAACACAATACTCAAAGTCTCCTCTGATTTGCATTGTATGAGAATATCATCCGCATAAATTATTACTTGTGAATTTCCATAAAATTCATAACTTGCAATTTCatccattaatatattaaaaatcatgggGCTAAGCACACCCCcctgtggagtaccaagttcaaaatGCTTTTCAGTGGACTCATAACCCTGAAACATAACAGTTCCTCTTCTGTTACTCAAATATTGTGAAATCCACATCAGTAGCTTGCCTTTTATAACCTTTTTAACGAGACACTGCAATATTACATCCTTATTGGCTTTATCAAAGGCTCCCTTTAAATCTAAAAACATTCTACAGTTGACACTAGCAGTACTAAGACTTTTTAATACGCAATCAGAGGTACTCTTGTTCCTCAAAAAAACCATAAAGATTCGGAGAAAGGAGCCCGTATACTTTATACAACAACCTATTTAAAACCATACGTTCcatagtttttgataaacaagaagTCAAGGAGATAGGTCTGTAATCATTATTTCCCTTAGGTACAGGTATCATAAGGGCAATTGCCCATTTAATAGGTAAGGGACCATTACTGTATGATAAATTAAATCACGCTAAAAGAGGACTGTCCTCCATTGTTATAAGACAGTTAATAATATCGGATGTTATACCATCTTTACCTGGAGCTGTTGACTTCCCCTTCTTAACACTATTTAACATTTCATCCCTGGTGAAAGGAATACAGGTGTCATCCATTAAGTTATTCTGCATACAAACTAGCCTACGTCTTTGTTTCTGTAACTTCCTAAGGCTTTCCTGTATATTTCAAGGGAGAGAATCTAAGTTCGACGCATACGACCATTTGGCGGCTAATGCCTCTGCTTTTTCTCAGGCATTAGGATGTGCATTTGTCTTTCTTTTTACTCTTCTTACTTTATTGACACCATCCCAAATTTGACGTAAGGATTTTGAAAAGGAGATGTCCCGTAAAAAACCTCCCTAATACTTACTTCTAACCTCTTGCCTCATTTTTGTAGCATGTTCAGCCACTGTAACCATCGTTTTCCTGCATTGCATATTATTCTGGTCTTTACACCATTCCCTATGGCCTTTTTGTAGCAACTTGTTCCAGCCTTTCACTATTTTGTCGTTATGATACCTAGGTTTATGATTACTGGCAGAATTAAGTTTTTTTCTGTGGTTTGTAAAGAATAGATTCTATTACTGCTAACAGGTCCTCAAGAAAAACATTTTCATCCTCAATACCTAGCAAGTTATACTCTTTGTACCAGTCACTTACTTTTTCTATAAAATCACACCTTTCTGCCTGTCATGCAATACGTAACTAGTTCCATTGTTAATAAGTGAAGTCTTTTCTAAATAAAGACTAATTCTAAGAGCAAAATGATCACTTGATAAAGTGGTTACAACAGATAAATCTGTCTGTACTCCAGGGATGTTGAAAAGTATAGCATAATCAAGCCTGCCTCCTCTAACATGCGTTGCTTCACAGTTACCAAGTACAGACGCATTTTCAACCGAAcctaaaaatctatttaaaataatcCCATTGCGATTTAGGGAGCAACTACCAAGAGTAATATGTCTAGCATTTAAATCATCAAGTAATACACAATCCTAAGAAAAAATTACATCAGGTAGGTCCTCAATAGCCAAAGAATCCGCATGTAcagttaagcccccctgacacttgcacggattatggcgtgaactggcgtgaacgatgcgggaactggcgtgaacttgacgtgaacggtgcgtggcatgcgtgccgatGCATGCCATGCGTGCCGAAaaatttgaaatgttcaaaatttgtggcacgcattgtcacgcctaGATTGGCGTGAACttgtgaacgatgcgggaactggaatGAACTgaagtgaacagtgcgggacgatgcgggaggatgcgtgccagtgcgtg
The nucleotide sequence above comes from Palaemon carinicauda isolate YSFRI2023 chromosome 18, ASM3689809v2, whole genome shotgun sequence. Encoded proteins:
- the LOC137657502 gene encoding uncharacterized protein, which codes for MDQITHVKKNCTSRLEPLRVLSNHGNGVGIPILKSVYLAPRGSIIDYSGPVLCSFSDKDLRPLELLQNEAMRVILGCPRTARIEIMRMELKFPSVTQRIRELTVSLIIRLIRQNDRHFKIIINRYVTGVPGFFTLNEYSRKLCKILNDYNVFDFCVPLPSSRPIKPWITEKVDIITEQLDLRKRDNNPLELKQLFLEKISRYPKDTVIHAYCDGSVTGCRAGLGVVIREYFEFGYSTEERISKSIGDHSSSTTAELFAIYECLKFGIDNGKSIICFVDSQSALLALNAKLPSDEEIVTKCNEYISVIKRSGYSVKFVWIPSHCGIYFNDVADELAKQGCNKESIDYATSVSMRKIKSHMARVREGWNIENAKTIMSNGSNSMSHYDYVSNNTCFNYGKSSA